CCCGACACCGCGTCCACCCGCAGGCGCACCCGCCCATCATCCAGGAGGATGGGGTGGCCCGGCTCCACGTCCCGGGGCAGCGAGCGGATGGGCGTGGGGATGAGGTGGCCCTGTCCGAGCACCTTGCGCGTCGTCACCACCACCTGCTCGCCCACCTTCACCTCCAGGCGGCCCCCCTCGAAGCGACCGAGGCGGATCTTCGGCCCCTGCACGTCCTGGAGGATGGCCACGGGCACGCCCAGCCGGCTCGACGCCCGCCGGATGCGCTGGACCCGGCGCAGGTGCTCCTCGGGCGTGCCATGGGAGAAATTGAGCCGGGCCACGTTCATGCCCGCACGGATGAGCGCCTCGATGACGACCGCCGAGTCCGAGGAGGGCCCCAGGGTGCAGATGATCTTCGCCTTTCGCATGGACGACCATCCTAGGCGCCGGGGGGTGCCTTGACAGTTTCGCGGCCCCGGGAATAGATGTTGCGCACGCGCGGGCGCAAGCAACGGCGTTGGCGCGGGCCGTGGTGTTGTTTTTTCGTCGTTCTCGTTGCGAGAAAACCTGGCGTCCCAGGAGGGGGGGCCAGGTTTTCGTCGTCTTGCTCCAGCCACCCCAGCCGGGACGGCTTCTCTGTCCTAGAGACTGATCTCGTCCAGGCGGCCCGGCTCCGGCTTCATGCCGGGATGCGGGGACGGTAGGCTTTCGCGTGGGTGGAGGCCATGCGGCGTGAAGGGCGGGGCGTCGTTCATGTCCGGTTCCCCGCTGCCACCCACGCCCGGGCCGTCGCCGCCGCGCAGTGAGTCGATCTCCTCGCGGCTGATGCCCGCCTCGTCCAGCACCTTGCGCGTCACCCGGATGCGCGCCCGGCCATCCAGCGCCATGGCGATGGAATCCGAGGGGCGGGCGTCCAGGGTCATCTTTCGAGCCCCCTGTTCGAGGAAGACCCGGCCCACGTAGATGTCGTCCTTGAGGTCATCGATGCGGACCTCGGTCACCTTGGCACCCAGCTCCACCACCATCGAGCCGAGGAGATCCTGCGACAGGGGCTGGGGCGAGCGCAGGTGGGCGAGCCGGAAGGCGATGGCCACCGCGGCCGACTCGTCCACGAAGATGGGCAGCACCATGGCGCCATCCGGGGTGGTGAGCACCACGGCGTGGGTCTTCGCCTCGACGAGCGGGATGACGTCCCGCACCTCCAACTCCACCAGCTCCTTGCAAGCGGAAGGATTGCCTCCTTCCTTGGGTTGACAGACCGGAGGGGCTGGCTCGGTGGATTTGGGTGAAGGCGCGGGGCCGAAGCCCGGCAGCAGCAGAGCGCCCAGGGTGAGCAGCGCGGCGGAGAGCGGACCCAGCAGGAACGTGGCGGCAGGAATGGGCGTTTTCACCCTTCAAACCTGCACATGTATGACGGGGCGGGGAGGGCTGGGGAACGTGCTTGCTCGCCCTCCAGTCAACCGCCCCGTGCGGCCCCCTTCATCCGCCTGGGGGCGGTGGACAGGCGAGCCTCAGCGCTCGTCCTCGTCCTCGTCGTAGTCCTCGTCGTCGGACTCCTCGTCTTCGTCCTCGTCGAAGTCGAGTTCCTCGTCGTCGGACTCCTCGTCCTCGTCGGACTCCTCGTCCTCGTCGAGTTCGTCCTCGAGATCCTCGGTCTCCAGGGAGAGTGAGACGCCGAAGCGCTTGCTCAACGCGGCCACCTGGGTCCGCATCTCGGTGAGCGCCGCGACGAAGTCCTCCTGGATGTTCGTCGGGGACTTCTGGCCGCAATGGGGGCACACCAGCTTCTCCGTCCCCTCGATGAGATCCTGAGCGGCCAGCTCGAAGGTGCCCTCGCACTTCTGGCAGGTGAGATCGATCGTCATGTTCGAGGCGCGGAATATCCATGGGGATGTGAACTGTCAACGCCCGTGGTACGCGCCGTATGGCTTTCCGTGACCCCGAAAACGTCGAGAGGGCCGAGGCGGAGAATCCGGAAGGACTCTCACCTCGACCCTCTGGTGGGACGCGCGCGGGGCGCGGGCTACTTCTGGTTGCGCTCGTTCATGGGCACGTAGTCCCGGCGCTTGGAGCCCGTGTAGATCTGACGCGGACGGGCGATCTTCTGCTCGGGATCCTTCACCATCTCCTCCCACTGGGTCACCCAACCCACGGTGCGCGGAATGGCGAAGAGCACGGGGAACATCTCCACCGGGAAGCCCATGGCCTCGTAGATGAGGCCCGAGTAGAAGTCCACGTTGGGGTAGAGCTTGCGCTTGACGAAGTACTCGTCCTGCAGGGCGATGCGCTCGAGCTCCACGGCGATCTCCAGCAGCGGATTCTTGCCGGTGATCTCGAAGACCTCGTCCGCCACGCGCTTGATGACCTTGGCGCGCGGATCATAGGACTTGTAGACGCGGTGGCCGAAGCCCATGAGCTTGGAGCTGCCCTCGCCGCCCTTCACCTGCTTGATGAAGTCCGGCACCTTGGAGACGTGGCCGATCTCGCGCAGCATGCGCAGCACGGCCTCGTTGGCGCCGCCGTGCAGCGGGCCGTAGAGCGCCGCGATGCCCGAGGCCACCGCGCTGAAGGGATCCACCTCGGAGGAGCCCACGGTGCGCACCGACGTGGTGGAGCAGTTCTGCTCGTGGTCGGCGTGGAGGATGAAGAGGACGTCGAGCGCCTTCTCCAGGGTGGGGTGCACCTTGTAGGTGGTGGTGCCGATCTTGCGGACCATCGCCAGGAAGTTGCCCACGTAGGACAGATCGTTGTCCGGGTAGACGTAGGGCAGGCCCATGCTGTGGCGGTAGGAGAAGGCGGCCAGCGTCGGCATCTTGGCGATGAGCCGGGTCATCTGGATGCGGCGGCTGCGCTCGTCCTTGGTGTGCTTGGCGTCCGGGTAGAAGCCCGAGAGCGCGGCCACCGTGGAGGACAGCATGGACATGGGGTGCGCGTCGTAGCGGAACCCGTCCATGAACGTCTTGATGTTCTCGTGCACGTAGGTGTGGTGCGTGACGAGGTACTTGAACTCCTCGATCTGCTTCTCGTTGGGCAGCTCGCCGTTGAGCAGCAGGTAGGCGACCTCGAGGAAGGAGGAGCGCTCCGCGAGCTGCTCGATGGGGTAGCCCCGGTACTCCAAGATGCCCTTGTCACCGTCGATGAAGGTGATGGCGCTCTTGCAGTTCGCCGTATTCAGGAACGCTGGGTCATACCCCATCAGACCGAAGTCATCGTCTGAGACCTTGATCTGCCTGAGGCCGTTGGTCCGAATGCATCCGTTCTCGATCGGGACTTCGTACGTCTTCCCGGTCCGGTTGTCCGTGATGGTCAGCGTATCCTTTGGCATGGGAGGACTTTTCACAGGCGGCGGAGAGCTTTCAACAAAAAAGAGCGGCGCCCGGAGAGGCCGCGTCTCCCTCCGGGCACCCGTGGTCTCAGGTGAGCCGGGCTCCCGTGCGTTCCAGCTGTTGCCAGAAGCCGGGGAAGCTCTTCTCCACACACTCGGGGCCGGTGAGCGTCAGGGCCGCTCCCGAGAGGGCGGAGAGCGTCGCGGACACCATGGCCATGCGGTGGTCTCCCCGGCTGTCCATGGCGAAGTGGCGGGGCGGGGTGGGGGGAGGATGGATCGTGAGCGTCTCGCCCTCCAGAACCGTCTTCCCGCCAACAGCCTCCACCAGCGTGAGGATGCCCTCCAGTCGATCGCTCTCCTTGACCCGGAGGATGCCCACGTCGGTGAGCGTGGAGGAACGTGGCAGCACGCACGCGAGCGCGGCCAGGGTGGGCAAGAGGTCCGGGCACTCCTTGCCCGAGGCCACGAGACCGTCACGGGCCTCGCCCACCAGGCGCAGGGTGGCGTTGGGACCGGGCTCGGCGCGCAGTCCCGCGCGCTCCACCAGCCGCACCAGCGCCTGGTCCGGGTGCGCGCTGCCCAGGTCCGCCCGCTCCACGCTCCCGCCGGTGCGCCAGGCGAGCAGCAGCAGGTAGCCGAGCGAGGACCAGTCACCCGGCATGGCCGGGGTGCGCTCGGGGGCGCGGTAGTCCGCTACCTCGAAGCGGCCGTCCCGCTCGTCCACCGTGAAGCCGAAGCGGCGCAGCCAGGACACGGTCAGCTCCAGGTAGCCCGCGCTGGTGAGCGTGCCGGTGATCTCCACGCGCCAGGGCCGGCGCTCGCGCAGGAACAGCGCCGCGCAGCCGAGCAACAGGCTGGAGGCGTACTGGCTGCTCTGAGCGCCGGGGACGCGGAAGACGGGCTCGCCGGTGCGCTCCGGGGCGCGGATCTCCACGGGCCAGGGCTTACCCTCGGTGAGCACGAGCCCCGAGCCCCCGAGCGCCTCGCGCAGGGACTCGAAGAGCGGGCCGTGGGGACGCTCGCCCAGGCGGGGCGTGCCGGTGAGGCGCACGTGGGCGCCGGGCGTCACCGCGGCCTGGGTGACGAGGATGCGGAAGGGGGCGCCGCCGTCCGCGCAGTCCACGTCCCGTACGGTGCCGGGTGGCAGGCGCAGGGCCTCGATGCCCCGGCGCAGCACGCGCACGTCCGCGGGGAGGAAGTGCTCGGGCTCGCGTTGGAGATCCGGCAGGGGCCAGGCTCCGGTGAGGTGCGCGAGCACCAGCGCCCGCTGGGCGTCCGACTTGGAGATGGGCGGCGTGAGGACGGCGGGGGTGAGCCGGCTCGGGTCGACGTGCAGCCGGGTCTGGGATGAACTCGTCATGGGCGGACTCCCTTCGTCCAGGCGGGCCAGAGCGCGCGCCACTCGGGCGCGGAGACGTCGCGCACCTCGGCGACGCCAATGTCGGTGAGCAACACCATGCGCAGCTCTCCCGCCGCGCCGGACTTCTTGTCCGCGGCCAGCAGCACCTCGATGTCCTCGAGCGCCGCGCGCTTGAGCAGCGCCGCCGCGCGCTTGCGGCCGAGCACTCCCGGCCCGTTCTCCAGCGCCGTCTCCACGCGCACGGCCACCTTGTCGGGCGTCACGCCCACGGCGCGCCCCACGTCGAGCGCGCACAACATGCCCAGGCCCACCGCGTCCCCGTGCGACAGCTTGAAGTGCGACACGCTCTCGAGCACGTGGCCGAAGGTGTGGCCGAAGTTGAGCACCCGCCGCAGGCCCTGCTGCTCGTAGGGATCCTGCGAGCACACGGTTTCCTTGAGGCGCCGCGCGTCCTTCACCAGACGCTCCAGCGAGGGCGGCCGGCGCGTGTAGCCCTGGAAGAGCTGGGCGTCGAGGCTCGCCACCATCTTCCACGCCTCGAGCGCGCCCTCGCGCCGCTGCGTGTCCGAGAGGCTCTCGAACAGCTCCGGACACAGCCACGTCTCCTCGGCGTAGTGGAAGACACCCACGGGGTTCTTCACCACGCGCCCGTTCACGGTGACGTCCACCGCGCCCTTGCCGCCGAGACTGCTGTCCACCGCCGCGAGCAGCGTGGTGGGCACCTGCACCAGCCGCACGCCGCGCTTGAGCAGGTGCGCGGCCATGGTGGACACGTCGCCGATGGTTCCTCCGCCAATGGCCACGAGCGTGCCCGAGCGCGGCAGCGTGAGACCCGCGGAGAGCACCTGCTCCAGCGACTCGAAGGACTTGGCCCGCTCGCCCCCCATGATCTGGAGGATGGCGTGGGGGCGGCGCGCCTGGATCGCGGGCAGCAGGGTGGGGTGCAGCTTCACCACGCGCTTGTCCACGACGACGAGGCTGCCCTCGGGCAGGGTGGCGCTCACGCGCGAGAAGGCACCCCAGCGGTCATTCGCGGGGCGGTAGGCGCCAGGAGGAAGAGAAGTGTAGGCGCCAGGAGGAAGAGTGGTCATGTCGAGTGGGGCCAGGCGTTGAACTGCAGGGCGAGATCGGCCAGGACGAGCGACACCATGGCCTCGAGGACGGGGACGGCGCGGGGCATGATGCAGGGATCATGGCGTCCGCCCTTCGCATGGTCCGCGAGCGTGGCGGGGGGCTTGAAGTAGACGCGCAGGAACAGGGGCTCGCCGTTGGTGAGGCCTCCCTGGATGCCGCCGTAGGTGTCCTTGCGCGCGTGGAACTGGAGGCCCGGCTGCGCGATGCGCTCGAGCAGATCCGGCGGCCCCCAGACGACGCCGGTGACGGCCCCCACGCTGCCCAGCGCCTGCGCGAGCAGCGCCTTGATCTTGCCGAAGATGGGCTCGCCCAGGCCCACGGGCAGGCCCTCGACGCGCACGTCGATGCTGCCACCCAGGCTGTCTCCCGCCTCCTTGGCGACGAGGATGCGCCGCGACATCTCCTCGCGCACCACCGGATCCGGGCAGCGCGTGGGGTGCGCGTCCACCTGGGCGCGCGTGAGGCCCAGCTCCGGCACCGCGCTCACCAGCTCGCCCACCTGCGACACCCACGCCACCGTGGACACCTTGGGGAACTGCCGCTCGAGATACGCCTCGGCGATGGTGCCGCCGATGACCCGGCAGAGCGTCTCGCGGCCGCTGGTGCGTCCGCCACCGCGGTGATCCCGGTGCTTGAAGCGCTCGCGCCACACGGCATCCGCGTGGCCGGGGCGATCCTCCGCCTTGAGCTTGTCGTAGTCCCCCGAGCGCTGGTTGGTGTTGCGCACGATGGCCGCGATGGGCGTGCCGAGCGTCTTGCCCTCGAAGACGCCGGAGAGGAGCTCCACCTGATCCGGCTCGGAGCGGGCGGTGGTGATGGTGGACTGGCCGGGCCGGCGGCGATCGAGCGCGGCCTGGATGCGCGCCGTCTCCAGGGGCACGCCCGCGGGACAGCCGTCGATGATGGAGCCCAGGGCCGGGCCGTGGCTCTCACCGAAGGTGGTGAGGCGGAACAAGGTACCAAAGGTGTTCATGTGGCGGACTCCCAGAGGGCTCGCTGCCGGCGGGCCTGGGCAATGAACCACGCCGCGCCGAGGAGCAGGGGAACTCCTCCGCGGCGGGTGATCTCGGTGGCGATGCGACGGGCCGGGGCGCCGTAGGCGATGACGGCGACGCGGGCTCCCTCGAAGCGCAGGGTCTCCGGGGGCGTGATGCGATCCGGCCACGTCCAGATGCCCGTGCCCTTCAGGGGCTCGGAGATGGAGGCGCGGCGCAGGAAGCGCAGGTGGTCGCGCTCGGAGGCGGCGGCGCGCAACGCGGCACCCACCCCTCCATCTCCGAGCACGAAGAGGTCCCCTCCACCGAGCCGCTCGAGCACCGTGCGGGCGCCCTCGGTGTCGGTGTTGAAGGACTCCCAATGGTCTCCGCGGCGCACGAGCGTGTTGATGGCGTCGATCGACGCGCCGGTGTGCCGGGCGAGGCGCGGCTTGAAGGGACTGGTGATGGCGAAGCCCCGGTAGTGGGGCAGCAGCGCGTCCACGAGCGCCTCGACGGGGGCGTCCTCGGCCAGGTCGATGCGATCGAAGGGCTGGGGGTGGATGCGGGGCGAGCGCGAGTGGGCGATGGACGTGCCGAGGATGCCCAGCCGTCCCTCTCGGGCGGGAGCACGGGCCTCGCGCGCCGCGTCCGCGAGCAGCCGCTGTCCCGGCGCCGCCTTCCAGTCGCCCCCGATGGCCACGTACTCGAGCAGGTTGCGCCGGGAGAGCACCGCGCGCACGGGAAGCGCGACCGGTCCCATCGTGAGCACCGTCACCCGCTCCACGCCGAAGCGCTCGCCCAGCCTCGCCTGGGTCTCGAGCAGCACGGCGATCCGTGCCGCGGAGGGCTCGCCGAGCGGCTCGACATGCTTCACCAGGGCGCCCTCCGGCAGGGGCCCCTCCCACAGGCGCAGCGCCTCGGCTGTCTCCAGGGGGCGATCGGCATGGTGCGAGGCGAGCAGCTTGCCCGCCGGAGCGTCCAGCGCGCTCGCGTGGACCACGTCGCGATCCACCCAGCGCGCGGCGGTCACCCACGCGGGGGGCAGGGGCACGCCGCGCTCGGACACGAGCAACTCCAGGATGCGCGCGAGGGCCGCGGCGTCCACCGCGTCGGCCGGGTGCAGGTCCGTGCGCACCTCCAACATGTCCGCGCCCTGGCTCCGGGCGTCGGTGGCGAAGCGCAGGGCTTCGGCGCCTCGCAGGACCGGGGGAAGGGTGACGACGAGGCGCGCGGACTTCATCGGGGATTCTCCGGATCGGCGAAGGCTCGCAGGAACGCGGCGAGCCTCACCGTGGGGACACGGGCGTGCAGCAGCTCGCGTTGCTCGTAGATGGAGCTCAGCTCCTCCTCGAGGCTCATGTCCGGGCGCAGTCGCGGCCGGCGCGTGTCCTTGAGCAGG
Above is a window of Cystobacter fuscus DNA encoding:
- a CDS encoding citrate synthase, which encodes MPKDTLTITDNRTGKTYEVPIENGCIRTNGLRQIKVSDDDFGLMGYDPAFLNTANCKSAITFIDGDKGILEYRGYPIEQLAERSSFLEVAYLLLNGELPNEKQIEEFKYLVTHHTYVHENIKTFMDGFRYDAHPMSMLSSTVAALSGFYPDAKHTKDERSRRIQMTRLIAKMPTLAAFSYRHSMGLPYVYPDNDLSYVGNFLAMVRKIGTTTYKVHPTLEKALDVLFILHADHEQNCSTTSVRTVGSSEVDPFSAVASGIAALYGPLHGGANEAVLRMLREIGHVSKVPDFIKQVKGGEGSSKLMGFGHRVYKSYDPRAKVIKRVADEVFEITGKNPLLEIAVELERIALQDEYFVKRKLYPNVDFYSGLIYEAMGFPVEMFPVLFAIPRTVGWVTQWEEMVKDPEQKIARPRQIYTGSKRRDYVPMNERNQK
- the aroC gene encoding chorismate synthase, which produces MNTFGTLFRLTTFGESHGPALGSIIDGCPAGVPLETARIQAALDRRRPGQSTITTARSEPDQVELLSGVFEGKTLGTPIAAIVRNTNQRSGDYDKLKAEDRPGHADAVWRERFKHRDHRGGGRTSGRETLCRVIGGTIAEAYLERQFPKVSTVAWVSQVGELVSAVPELGLTRAQVDAHPTRCPDPVVREEMSRRILVAKEAGDSLGGSIDVRVEGLPVGLGEPIFGKIKALLAQALGSVGAVTGVVWGPPDLLERIAQPGLQFHARKDTYGGIQGGLTNGEPLFLRVYFKPPATLADHAKGGRHDPCIMPRAVPVLEAMVSLVLADLALQFNAWPHST
- a CDS encoding 3-phosphoshikimate 1-carboxyvinyltransferase, producing MTSSSQTRLHVDPSRLTPAVLTPPISKSDAQRALVLAHLTGAWPLPDLQREPEHFLPADVRVLRRGIEALRLPPGTVRDVDCADGGAPFRILVTQAAVTPGAHVRLTGTPRLGERPHGPLFESLREALGGSGLVLTEGKPWPVEIRAPERTGEPVFRVPGAQSSQYASSLLLGCAALFLRERRPWRVEITGTLTSAGYLELTVSWLRRFGFTVDERDGRFEVADYRAPERTPAMPGDWSSLGYLLLLAWRTGGSVERADLGSAHPDQALVRLVERAGLRAEPGPNATLRLVGEARDGLVASGKECPDLLPTLAALACVLPRSSTLTDVGILRVKESDRLEGILTLVEAVGGKTVLEGETLTIHPPPTPPRHFAMDSRGDHRMAMVSATLSALSGAALTLTGPECVEKSFPGFWQQLERTGARLT
- a CDS encoding shikimate dehydrogenase, with protein sequence MKSARLVVTLPPVLRGAEALRFATDARSQGADMLEVRTDLHPADAVDAAALARILELLVSERGVPLPPAWVTAARWVDRDVVHASALDAPAGKLLASHHADRPLETAEALRLWEGPLPEGALVKHVEPLGEPSAARIAVLLETQARLGERFGVERVTVLTMGPVALPVRAVLSRRNLLEYVAIGGDWKAAPGQRLLADAAREARAPAREGRLGILGTSIAHSRSPRIHPQPFDRIDLAEDAPVEALVDALLPHYRGFAITSPFKPRLARHTGASIDAINTLVRRGDHWESFNTDTEGARTVLERLGGGDLFVLGDGGVGAALRAAASERDHLRFLRRASISEPLKGTGIWTWPDRITPPETLRFEGARVAVIAYGAPARRIATEITRRGGVPLLLGAAWFIAQARRQRALWESAT
- a CDS encoding bifunctional nuclease family protein — protein: MKTPIPAATFLLGPLSAALLTLGALLLPGFGPAPSPKSTEPAPPVCQPKEGGNPSACKELVELEVRDVIPLVEAKTHAVVLTTPDGAMVLPIFVDESAAVAIAFRLAHLRSPQPLSQDLLGSMVVELGAKVTEVRIDDLKDDIYVGRVFLEQGARKMTLDARPSDSIAMALDGRARIRVTRKVLDEAGISREEIDSLRGGDGPGVGGSGEPDMNDAPPFTPHGLHPRESLPSPHPGMKPEPGRLDEISL
- a CDS encoding 3-dehydroquinate synthase; this translates as MTTLPPGAYTSLPPGAYRPANDRWGAFSRVSATLPEGSLVVVDKRVVKLHPTLLPAIQARRPHAILQIMGGERAKSFESLEQVLSAGLTLPRSGTLVAIGGGTIGDVSTMAAHLLKRGVRLVQVPTTLLAAVDSSLGGKGAVDVTVNGRVVKNPVGVFHYAEETWLCPELFESLSDTQRREGALEAWKMVASLDAQLFQGYTRRPPSLERLVKDARRLKETVCSQDPYEQQGLRRVLNFGHTFGHVLESVSHFKLSHGDAVGLGMLCALDVGRAVGVTPDKVAVRVETALENGPGVLGRKRAAALLKRAALEDIEVLLAADKKSGAAGELRMVLLTDIGVAEVRDVSAPEWRALWPAWTKGVRP